From the genome of Brassica oleracea var. oleracea cultivar TO1000 chromosome C4, BOL, whole genome shotgun sequence:
TTTCAGTACTGTGAAATGGTGTTTTTCTTAAATTAAATTTGGTTACAATGATGTTGTTTAGGAGAAAAGTTAGTTGTATATCATGTCACTTGTATAATTTGACAAAGTGATTCATAATTTTTTTTTTGAAATCCAAAGAATTACAAAGAGAGATGATTTGATGAAAACATACAACACTTGAGCCAAGTTATTACAAAGACAACAACTCAATCATATTCAAACTTAATAAAATCTTATGATGATAACAAAAAAAAAGAATTAACTCAATAACGCAAGCACAAACAGAGCTTTATGACATTCATTTTGATAAGACTTTAGTGAAGCTTAATGAGCTCTTTTCAACTCTCTTACACAACTCTTCCACTTGAACATTCATGAAGGAAGCTGTAGTAGGCGGTTTGATAAAGATGCATCCTGCGGGACGGTCCGCGAAGTCCTATATGTTATGTGGTACGGGTTTGGGCCGACATTTTGAGGACCGCAGCCCGGGCAGAACAGGCCCGCTGTGACCCGCTCGATGGCTAATCCGCCGCGATACGGGACGGGACGGGATAGATAAACCTGTTTGACATCTCTACCAATAATTGCTGTAAATTAATTGAGTAATTAGTATTTGTTGTAATGTTTTTTTAAATGAGAAAACTCACTAACTATATATACACAATATTATCAATTTTCTTTTATGTTTATACATTAAAAGCCCATGGAATCCAATAATTTTTATTTTAATATTATACTCTCTCCGTTCCCGAAAGTAAAATTTTCTAGAGTATTCATGCTTAATAAATGTTTATAATTTAATTTATTTTTTATTTTATTATACATTTTCCAATAACTTCCCACCAATACAATTTAATTAATTGAAATATTCTCAATTAATGTTTCTCAAAAGTATAAAAAAATACCTTAACAATATAGAAAATTTATTTTTGTGGAACAAGAAAAAAATCTAAAATATCTTATTTTCGGAAACTGATGGAGTATTATTATGTTTGAATGGGAGAGATATACGCTATAGATTGAATGAGCAACACAGAACACAATGCCACAGTGCTGCAACAACCGTTCCATTTAATTTAAGCCCTTAAAACAATCGTCAGACGCCACGTGAAATTTTGTAAGCTTTACGTTACAGATCATAGCGTGACGTGTTAATCTGTGAATAAATTATCTCAAGGCTTTTGAGTTTAGACGTAATTCATAACTTATAACTATATTAAAAAAAGCTAATAACTATATACAGTAAAACAATACCTTATATATGAATCACACTATAACGTGGAAGATGGAAATAGACGTCGGCGTGATTAAGGAGAAGAGGAAAGAGACGATGTCGACGGGGGAGGAAGACGGAGAACCGTTAAGCCCGATGGCGCGTGTATTCCAGTCGCCAGGCAACGACTGCTGCGTTATCACCATGATCGGTTGCAAAACCAAGATCAATGCTGACGTCATTCGAAGTGGCTTGAAAGAGAATATTTCCAAGCATCCTCGTTTCTCAAGCAAACTGGTATAACAGACACTTACTGAGTTATTGTACTATTCTCATACGAGTTGTGTGTATTTGACTTCATGTTATAAACTCCATTTTCAGTCACAAGATGGTTTAAGTTGGATTAAGACTCAAGTCAACATAGAAGACCATATATTTGTAGCAGATAAAGACCAGAATGAGATTGCAGAAGATGGAGAACTCTTTGTTGAGGACTACGTTTCACATCTCACAATGATTCCTCTCAATAAATCAAGACCTTTATGGGACATTCACATCCTAAACATCAAAACATCTGACGCAGACGCGGTATGTGTAATAAGATCTCACCATTCGTTAGGAGATGGAACATCCCTCATGTCTCTCTTAGCTGCATGCACTCAGACAACATCACACCGAGACAAAGCTACTATTCCTGCTCTTAAACGGCATAAAAGGGTGTATAAAGACAAAGTCTCATGGTTCGTAAGGTTGATACTAGCCATCTTTTCATCGGTGAGATTGATTTGGAACACTTTTGTGGATCTTGTGCTGTTCTTGGCGATTGCTTTGTTCTTGAAGGATACAAAAACGCCTCTAAAAGGCGATGTGGGCGTGGAGAGTAGTCCGAAGAAATTTTGTCACCGGACTGTCTCATTGGATGACTTAAGAGTTATAAAGGAAGCTACGAGCATGGTAAGATTTCGTGTTGATTTTAATTATCAGTAACTTCTTTTTGTTAGAAATGATAGATTATGATGTGAGAGTAATGAAGAAACAGAGTATGGTTGAATTCAAGAGATAGAGAATGAAGAAAACAAGTGAGAATAAGAGAGAAAAGAGTAAGGAGAAAATGAAAGAAAACTCTTTTTTTCTTAGATCCGAAAATACCATTACAATAGATTATAAGGAAGAAGAAGAAGAAAAATAAACAAGAACTGTCTTACACAAGGAGCCAAACACACTTGGCTTACTAGAGAATCTACAATAAAATATATGTCTGTTTTTACTGTAGTTCCGCGGGTACTGTTCATGCTGGAAGGCCTTGCTTGTTTCTCTTTGGCAAGCTTTGCTAACATTAAACTTGGCAGGCCTTGCTGGATAAATAATTCTTCATTTTATTTTCATACTCAACAATTTCTTCTGCATTTCAACACTCCCCCTCAAGCTTGACCATAGGAGATCCTTGGACAAGCTTGGAACCTTGAAGAAGCTCCCTCATTAAAAACCTTAGCAAGAAAACTCTTTGGGACAAAACTTGTTAAGGGAAAAAGAGTAGAGTTCAACAAAGCCTAGGGATTGGCCAGTGAGTCTAAGGAACTTCAGATAACTCATGGTGGAGTCCTTAGACTCTGGATCATGGCCCAACTTGTGTTGCAAGTGTGAATTCCACAACTTGCACACACCAACATCTCATACTCTTCTTTAGGCCGGTTGTGTCTCCCCCTCTCTTCTGACTACTCGTCATCTTCAAAGAGGTTTATGGACCACCAGCTTCTACTACAGAGAGCTCCAAGTGCTTTGAAATCTCCATTGTAGCCTCTCTTGAAGCTTCATCAATCAGGTACAAGCACACATGCTATGGGCTGATTCATAGCTTTCCAACTGAAGGCAACTGTTCTAACTCCATGTAGAAGATGATCCATAGCTTCCCAACTAGAAGGTAACTGTTCTAACTCCATGCTTTGGGCTGATTCATAGCTTCCCCACTGAAGGTAACTGTTCTAACTCCATTTAGAAGCTGATCCATAGCTTCCCAACCAGAAGGTAACTGTTCTAACACTAAGTTGTTGTTGTCCTTGTTGAATTCTTCTTGCATTGGCTTTAGAGGTAACTGAGACACTGGACGACTTGGACCTTCATGATAGCTCACCATTACCCCTCCTCAAGCTTGATCCGGAGAAAATGAGTGAAGGACCAAGCTTGGAAGTGAGCAACACTGAGTTTTGAAACCAGGAGCGCATCACCCCTACAGCTGCGCTTAAGTCAACTGGTTCCTCCCTTGATCTCTTCTCCACTGCCCCTTGTGTGTCTTTTGAACCAGGAGCTCAACAACCAAACAGTCTGCACTTAATTCAACCGGTTCTTGCAATACATGAGGAGCTCCAGCTTGGTGTATGTGGCTGATCTAACACTGGTCTGCCTTTCTATCAATACTCCTTCCTAAAGTATCTTCAAAGCCCAAGCATATTTTATTTCAGCCCCCACTTGCTACCACCTGGTCTCCTTACCAACAATCTATCCATGGTCAGGAATATACATCATGTGTAGGCTCTGGATCAAACATGAATATACATCATGGGTAGGCTCTGAACAGCATGGGCAAAGCCTTCTTCTTTGTCTTGATTTGATGATGGACAGAGAACAACACTTGTGTACCTGAAACATCACTCAAACTCCAGCAAGAATCAGACCACACACTAGGATCAGACATTGATACCTCACCAATTCTGATCCCAATATAATGGACAGAATCTAAACAACTCATTCAGTTCAAATCCATGCACACAAACTCACTAAACGTTCAAGAATGATAACTCATCAGTTTCAAGACATTTAGGCTAATTTTACGAATTTTAATGACAAAATCAGAGACTAGACAACTCATCTAATCACCTTAAACAACATATGAATGCAAGACAAGATCCGGAAACTCTCCTAGATCCTTAGCAATGCAACAAGACATAAATTGACTAAGTAACTCACTTAGGCTAGAGACAACACAAACAAATTAAAACAATTAAACAAGCTCATATTAAAATCAGGAGGTTAGCTTACAACTCAAGGAACCTGAGCTGGTTCCTTGTACCTCAATGACCATGGTTCATCTGAACTTGGCAGGTTTGAGGTGTGGGTGAATGACCCAACACTTCTCCTTGGTATGTCCATCTCGTTTGCAGTGCTCACACCTGAGTCTTTCCCCCTCCTCCTTCTTGTACTGAGCCTTATGAGATTGAAGAGAGGTGACTGCTTGATTTGCAAGAGAAAGAGACTCTTTTCCTTCAAATAAGCCTAGTGAGCCAAGTTCCTTTTGGACTTGGGAACACACTTCATCCAGAGTCGGAAGCTTCTCTGACCTCAAAATGTGCTTAATGAGGTCAGTGTACATCAGACTGAGGGTGAGAAGGAGCCCAAACACCTTGTCTTGCTCTCTTCTTTCATGGAGAATGATTGGGTCTGTTGTAGATGGTCTCAATGAATCAAGCTCACCCCACAGAGAGTTGAACTTGCCAAAGTGATCATTAAACCCCATCTCCTCCTGAGACAGATTGTTTATGGCCTTCTTACGCTCATACACTCTGCTTAAGTTGGATGAGTTGCCATAAACCTTGTGGAGAGTCTCCCAAAGCTCCTTAGCACTCTCACAATGTGAGTAAGCCTCCATAATAGGAACTGCAAGTGAGCTTTGGAGAATAGACAAGACCAGCAGGTCTTCTTGCTGCCATTTGTCTCCACTGTCAAGTTTAGAACCAGCTTGCTTTGGAGCTGCTTGTGAACAATGTTCCCACAACCCTTGTCTTCCAAGTGCTGTCTTCATCAGTCTGGACCAGAGGAGGTAGTTTGAACCCTTTAGCACCATAGAAATCACAAAGCTTCTTGTTTTCTCCATCTTGAAGAGTTTGGACCAGTGAGCAATAGAGAGCACCCACTGGTTTGCAAGAAGCTGAGCTTGAAACTGGACTTTGATGAAGCTTGCTTAACTGAGCTGAAGCTTTCTTGAGTTCCAGAAACTAAAGTCCTCCTTTATCTTGAGTTCTGGTGAGTCTTTTCTTTCCTGGAAAAGCTTTGGACAAGAGGATACAAGGATGAACAGAAAGATATTTGAAAGAGAGATATGAACTCAAACAGATTTGCGGAAGTTTTATAGGTTTTCAGGAGCTTGAAGCTCTGATACCATGTTAGAAATTCCTTAAATATTAAAAGAGAAGCATTGTAATAAATGCGTTCACACTAAACTGGACACATGTCACGTGTAGAAACATTGTAATAAATGCATTCACACTAAAATTGACACATGTCACATGTAGAGAGCTTCTCAGCCAAACTCTACATGAATATGTTCACTATATGTACTTTACGTTTTTTTTAATATAAAACTCACATGCATGGTTATTCTTTACGTTATTTTTACTATTTACTAATAGAGCTGGACAAATTATTCATAAATTTTGATTCGATTCGTTATCTGTTTTGATTCGAACCGAAAAATCCGGATATCCGTTACTCTACGAAGTAAATCAAATACTAAAATGCAATATCCGAAAAAAAGCAAATCACAAATATCAATATTTATAGTACGGATATCCAATTTGATCAGTTATATGCATATATATATATACATATATTTAAATAATTATATATAAGTTATATATTATAGTTTATATAAATTTTACAATATTTTTGTTTTTAAATAATTTTATTTTAAGAATTTTATTTTTCATGTATTATTTTGAAGAAAATGTCATTTAATATTAATTAACAAAATCTTTATATATTTATCAACCATCTTTATATAATTTTACATACACATACATGTGAACATTGACGTGAGCACCTTATAACTAAGTATTTACCACAACTGAAATATCTAATTTTTTGGAAGTTAAAATATTTTTTTTCTTAATGCTTCTTTCACTATCGACCAAATTGTAGTTAAATGATTTGTCTTAATAATTTTCTTTTCTTTTTTTAACTATTATCCGTTTAGAAACTATAATATGAAAACATTGGTTCGACATCATGACTATCTAAAATTCATAACATGAAAACAAACAAATAATAGTAATTTTTGATTATCACATGAAAAAAAAAACCAAAAACATCAAACATTTTAACCGAACAAACCAAATAAATATTGATTTAAAATGATAGTTATATTTTATGAGATTAAAAAAAAAATAACCTAAAACCAAACCGATATCCAGATTAAACAAATTAATGTCTACTTATTAAAAAATAACAAAACTAATAATCACATTCCGCGCAAGGCGCGGTTATTACCTAGTGATAGATTATGATGCGAGAGTAATGAAGAAACAGTATGGTTGAATTCAAGATAGAGAATGAAAAAACAAGTGAGAATAAGAGAGAGTAAAGAGCAAGGAGAAAATGAAGAAAGAGAATTCTTTTCTTATATCTGAAAAATATTATTACAATAGATTATAAGGAAGAAGAAAAAATAAAATAAACTAGAACTGTCTTACACAAGGAGCCAAATACACTTGACTTACTAGAGAAGATACAATAAAATATCTGTATATTTTTACTGTAACTCTGCGGGTACTGTTCATGGTGGCAGGTAGGCCTGAGATGGATCGGGTATTCGGACAATTTTAAGGTATCCGGATCCGGATCCTTATCTGGTGAATCCATAATTTTACTTTCCTTATCCGGATCCGGGGTTCTCAGATATCCGGGTGTCGGATATCCTTCTAAAAATTGTAATATCCGGCGGATATCCGGATCCGGATTTGGATCCTTAAAATAAATAAAAAATAATATTAATATATATATAAAATATTAACAATATTTTTTTAAAAATATATATAATGTCTTTAATTATTTCTATGTATAATATTACAAAATTTACATAAAATTTATATCTACTATTACAAAAATGAAAATATATTAAATAAAATTAATTTTATATATATATATATATATTACTATTTTTGAAATATTTATTAATAAAACTTACGGATCCGGATATCCGGACTTAAGAACTAAGATATCCGGATCCGGATCCGGCTTTGACGGATCCAACATTTTACTATCCGAATCCGGATTCGACCCCTCCGGATATCCGGATTCGACCCCTCCGGATATCCGGATTTTCTGATCGGATCCGGATCGAATCTCGGATCGAATCCGGATCGAATCTCGGATCGAATCCAGATCTCGGATAAAAGTCCCAGGCCTAGTGGCAGGTCTTGTTTGTTTCTCTTTGGCGAGCTTTCCTAACATTAAACTTAGTAGGCCTTGCTGGATAAATAATTCTTCATTTTATTTTCATACTCAACAATTTCTTCTTCGTTCCAACATTTTTTAGGGTTTCTCTTTTTGGTCTTTTTGTGTGTTTTTGGCTAGACTATCAACGATGTTCTACTTGGAGTTACACAAGCTGCTCTTTCACGCTACTTGAACAATTTTCCTGGTAAAATACGACTTACCGCAGGTGTTTTTGTAAACCTAAGGCCCGACACTGGAATCCAGGTTAGAAACGTACATACTTCATCACTGAAATATTCGAAAAAGTCTTTTATGAGATAAAATTTGTTAATCTAATACTAATTTAATCAAATAACTAGATTTCGACCCGCGCAACCGTGCAGATTTTTGTTTTCATTTATTTTTATATAAATATTTTGTTTTCAATTCTTAATTGGTATATATTATAATATATACGTGTCTATCAATTTTTAAAACATAATAAGTTTACTGTATATTTTTCATTGAATAGATTGTTTCAAACTTTCACATGTATTTGTATATTCTTCTATATATATATTTTTGGATTATTATTTCATTATTAAAATCGTAACTATATATATAAGGATTAGTAAAATATTGTTTTATTGTCATATTCAAAGATATTGTAACGTTTCACAAATTTAGAAAGTTTTTTAAAAATTAAACTTTTCGCTTCATAAATTTATATTATCGAGTAAATAATTAAACATTTAGTTTTTGTTTAATTTTTAAAATAAACTATATAGTTTAAAAAAAAAATTCATTGGTTTAAGGTGGTAAATATTAATCATTGTTAGATAATATGATTTTTGTTATTTAAAAAAAATCATTATAATTTTAAAAGTTAACATCGACAAATATTTAAATATTTAGCATATAGAAGTATAGTATTATAACATTAAATTATATCTATTTAATTTATACTATCTATAAATCCAATGGATCATCTATTTTTTAAATCTAATTATTGATAATCCAACAAAAATTTCCGGTAGGTCCAAAATTTAAATGATAAAATTAGGTATTAAATGTAACATGACTTTCTAGGAATGTTCCATTAGGTCCATTTTTAAAAAATCACACATGAATCAAGGTTGTGACTTCTGTAACTTTTGTTTTAATGTATAAGATTTAATTTATTTTTGAAAATAGTTAGGCCACTCATGATGATTAGTACCGAGATATTTTAATAAGTTATAATTAAATTAAATTTTGTAAAACAGTTAGGCCACTCATGAGGACAAGTACAAGATATTTTCATTAGTTTCCATAGCTTCTAAATAAACGTTTTCATCTTCTTCTTTTTTTTGCTGAGATACTTTTTGAAACCTTTTAATTGAAAAGGTTTTCAATATATAATAAGAAACAAAATTTATTGTGACATAAGGTAAACCATGCGTATATACTATGTAGCCACTGGCGGATATGATGGCGAAGAATTCAAAATGTAGATGGGGAAATTACTTCAGCTCTATTAGCTTCCCCATCTCGATATGTTTAGAGGCTGATCCATTAGTGTACCTATCAAAGGCTAAATCAGTTATGGATCGGAAAAAACACTCTCTTCTACCTTCTTTAGCATTTTCGAGTACAGAATTCATCTTCAATACCTTCGGAGCTAAGGTATATTATATTAACTGATCAGATGAGCTCAAATAATTTTCACAATGTGGACTTCTTATAAAAAAAACTAGCCTCTTGTCATTGTAGTTAGGTGGGACATTACTCAAACGTCTTGTTTCGAACACAAC
Proteins encoded in this window:
- the LOC106340764 gene encoding O-acyltransferase WSD1-like translates to MSTGEEDGEPLSPMARVFQSPGNDCCVITMIGCKTKINADVIRSGLKENISKHPRFSSKLSQDGLSWIKTQVNIEDHIFVADKDQNEIAEDGELFVEDYVSHLTMIPLNKSRPLWDIHILNIKTSDADAVCVIRSHHSLGDGTSLMSLLAACTQTTSHRDKATIPALKRHKRVYKDKVSWFVRLILAIFSSVRLIWNTFVDLVLFLAIALFLKDTKTPLKGDVGVESSPKKFCHRTVSLDDLRVIKEATSMTINDVLLGVTQAALSRYLNNFPGKIRLTAGVFVNLRPDTGIQPLADMMAKNSKCRWGNYFSSISFPISICLEADPLVYLSKAKSVMDRKKHSLLPSLAFSSTEFIFNTFGAKLGGTLLKRLVSNTTTFISNMIGPTDEISFHGHPILYIAPSVYGHAHALTIHFLSYAEKMVISIAVDPNVIPSPHQLCDEIEDSLKAIKAALLERGLL